In the genome of Candidatus Reidiella endopervernicosa, one region contains:
- a CDS encoding YebC/PmpR family DNA-binding transcriptional regulator: MAGHSKWANIQHRKGAQDAKRGKLFTKLIREIVVAAKMGGGDPDSNPRLRAAIDKGLAGNMKKDTIENAVKRGSGDVDGDNYDEIRYEGYGPSGVAVMVDCLTDNRNRTVSEVRHAFTKAGGNLGTDGSVAYLFTKIGMMSYPAGSDEDAIMEAALEAGAEDVVTNDDGTIEVTTAWEEFTNVKDAMVAAGFEPEVADITMNPSTGVDLGLEDAEKVMRLVDTLEDLDDVQNVYSNADFSDEVMAQL, from the coding sequence ATGGCGGGACATAGTAAATGGGCCAATATTCAGCACCGTAAGGGCGCGCAGGATGCCAAACGCGGCAAGCTCTTCACCAAACTGATTCGAGAGATCGTGGTAGCTGCCAAGATGGGTGGTGGTGATCCCGATTCCAACCCTCGTCTGCGCGCGGCCATCGATAAAGGCCTCGCTGGCAACATGAAGAAAGACACCATCGAGAACGCAGTTAAGCGTGGTTCCGGTGATGTCGATGGCGATAACTATGATGAGATCCGCTACGAGGGCTACGGCCCATCGGGTGTAGCGGTAATGGTCGACTGCCTGACCGATAACCGTAACCGTACCGTCTCTGAGGTCCGTCACGCCTTTACCAAGGCGGGTGGTAACCTTGGCACCGACGGTTCAGTTGCCTATCTCTTTACCAAGATCGGCATGATGAGCTACCCGGCTGGTTCCGATGAGGACGCCATCATGGAGGCCGCACTGGAGGCGGGTGCTGAGGATGTGGTGACCAACGATGACGGCACCATCGAGGTGACCACCGCCTGGGAGGAGTTCACCAATGTTAAGGATGCGATGGTTGCCGCCGGTTTCGAGCCCGAGGTGGCCGATATCACCATGAACCCTTCAACCGGTGTTGATCTGGGGCTAGAGGATGCAGAGAAGGTGATGCGACTGGTTGATACGCTGGAGGATCTCGACGATGTACAGAATGTCTACTCCAACGCTGACTTCTCCGATGAGGTGATGGCGCAGCTTTAG
- the tolA gene encoding cell envelope integrity protein TolA has product MASRGGNRFLSLFYSLTIHVGLAAMLVMGMDWSSEKPIEQPKVDIIQAQFVDETKVQAELKRRDDVIRKKAEAEKKRKLDAKRKVEAEKKRKLDAKRKAVAKKKADAKRKADAKKKADAKRKAELKKKADAKRKVEVEKKRKLEAKKKAEAEVKRKEAEAEKQRKAAEVEKQRVAEQERQRIEKAAREEREREMREALEAEQREAEAARQVAAARAAQKAITSYKIRIAQRVQSYWLKPGGWRAGLQCSVRVQMIPGGEVVSVQIERSCGSAIFDRSVENAVRKASPLPVPSDPAIFDRMRVITFIFKPEE; this is encoded by the coding sequence ATGGCATCACGAGGCGGCAATCGCTTTCTTTCCCTCTTCTACTCGCTGACGATCCACGTCGGGCTGGCGGCGATGCTGGTGATGGGAATGGACTGGTCGAGCGAAAAACCGATCGAGCAGCCCAAGGTCGATATCATCCAGGCGCAGTTTGTCGATGAGACGAAGGTGCAGGCCGAGCTAAAACGGCGTGACGATGTGATCCGAAAAAAGGCTGAGGCGGAGAAGAAGCGCAAGCTGGATGCCAAGCGCAAGGTCGAGGCAGAGAAAAAACGCAAACTCGACGCGAAACGTAAAGCAGTGGCAAAGAAAAAAGCGGATGCCAAACGTAAGGCGGACGCGAAGAAAAAGGCTGATGCCAAACGAAAGGCCGAGCTGAAGAAGAAAGCCGATGCCAAACGCAAGGTGGAAGTAGAGAAAAAACGTAAGCTTGAGGCCAAAAAGAAGGCTGAAGCGGAAGTGAAGCGCAAAGAGGCCGAGGCGGAGAAGCAGCGTAAGGCTGCGGAAGTTGAGAAGCAGAGAGTTGCTGAGCAGGAGCGCCAACGCATTGAAAAGGCGGCTCGCGAGGAGCGTGAGCGTGAAATGCGCGAGGCGCTAGAGGCGGAGCAGCGCGAAGCGGAGGCCGCCCGACAGGTAGCCGCTGCACGGGCGGCTCAGAAGGCGATTACCAGTTACAAAATTCGCATCGCACAGCGTGTGCAGAGCTACTGGTTGAAACCGGGTGGCTGGCGAGCGGGTCTGCAATGTTCGGTGCGGGTGCAGATGATCCCGGGTGGCGAGGTGGTCTCGGTGCAGATTGAACGGAGCTGTGGCAGCGCTATTTTTGATCGCTCGGTAGAGAACGCCGTGCGCAAGGCATCCCCCCTGCCGGTTCCATCCGATCCGGCGATTTTTGACCGAATGCGTGTGATAACCTTCATCTTCAAACCGGAGGAGTAA
- the ruvC gene encoding crossover junction endodeoxyribonuclease RuvC encodes MTRILGIDPGSRITGFGIIETEGMKSRHIASGHLKIKGDSLPERLKQIFDGVSEVLAEFSPDEMAIEKVFMARNADSALKLGQARGAAICAGVTHDLTVSEYSPTQIKQAVVGTGRADKAQVQHMVAQILSIAEKLQADQADALAIALCHGHTSKTMLNIPTARSRRGGRWR; translated from the coding sequence ATGACTCGTATCCTCGGTATCGATCCCGGCTCCAGAATCACCGGATTCGGTATCATCGAGACCGAGGGGATGAAGAGTCGCCATATCGCCAGTGGCCACCTGAAGATCAAGGGTGATTCACTGCCGGAGCGGCTGAAACAGATTTTCGATGGAGTGAGTGAGGTGCTGGCAGAGTTCTCCCCCGATGAGATGGCGATCGAGAAGGTCTTCATGGCCCGTAATGCCGACTCCGCTCTCAAACTCGGTCAGGCACGTGGTGCAGCGATCTGTGCCGGTGTGACCCACGACCTCACCGTTAGTGAATACAGCCCAACCCAGATCAAACAGGCGGTGGTCGGAACCGGTCGCGCCGACAAGGCACAGGTTCAACATATGGTGGCGCAGATCCTCAGTATCGCTGAGAAGCTACAGGCCGATCAGGCCGATGCCTTGGCAATCGCCCTCTGTCATGGCCACACCAGCAAGACGATGCTCAATATCCCGACGGCCCGCAGTCGTCGTGGTGGGAGATGGCGATGA
- a CDS encoding outer membrane beta-barrel protein, protein MKLRHFLIGGFAALLVGQASAEDGNNYVGLSWMADYQYTADSTGTKISNGGSAGYLAKLGHNYSDNFGLEAQVLRTPEVSTDDGDYQVNALGGVFMRGNLPLMDDRLRLYVLGGVSLMHTSVDDGTSSETDLQGGVSYGGGIELYGNETTALTAEFVQYVDQGNYGLKSWNIGFVNRF, encoded by the coding sequence ATGAAGCTGAGACATTTCTTGATAGGTGGTTTTGCTGCACTGCTGGTTGGTCAGGCAAGTGCTGAGGACGGTAATAACTACGTTGGACTTAGCTGGATGGCCGACTATCAATATACCGCCGACAGTACCGGCACCAAGATCAGTAATGGTGGCTCAGCGGGCTATCTGGCCAAGTTGGGTCATAACTACTCCGATAATTTTGGCCTTGAGGCGCAGGTGTTGCGTACCCCCGAGGTGTCGACCGACGATGGAGACTATCAGGTCAATGCGCTGGGTGGCGTCTTTATGCGCGGCAATCTGCCGCTGATGGATGACCGTTTGCGTCTCTACGTGCTGGGTGGCGTCTCGTTGATGCACACCAGTGTTGATGACGGTACATCAAGTGAGACAGACCTGCAGGGCGGTGTCTCCTACGGTGGTGGTATCGAACTCTACGGAAATGAGACCACTGCGCTCACTGCCGAGTTTGTGCAGTATGTCGATCAGGGCAATTACGGTCTGAAATCGTGGAACATCGGTTTTGTTAACCGTTTTTAA
- the ybgC gene encoding tol-pal system-associated acyl-CoA thioesterase produces the protein MSTFHWPVRIYYEDTDSGGVVYYANYLKFMERARTEWLRSLGFEQDRLIEEQGIIFAVRSVNADYLKPAHFNDALDVSAEIIEQGKASFSFEQIVSRDGVVLCKGEIKIACLKADTMRPCPIPKIMLMEMQDER, from the coding sequence GTGAGCACCTTTCACTGGCCGGTGCGGATCTATTACGAAGATACCGACAGCGGTGGCGTGGTCTACTACGCAAACTACCTCAAATTTATGGAGCGGGCGCGCACCGAGTGGCTGCGCAGTCTCGGTTTTGAACAGGATCGGCTGATTGAGGAGCAGGGGATCATCTTTGCCGTTCGCTCTGTCAATGCTGACTACCTCAAGCCAGCTCATTTTAATGATGCACTCGATGTCTCGGCTGAGATCATCGAGCAGGGTAAGGCAAGTTTTAGCTTTGAGCAGATCGTCAGTCGTGATGGCGTGGTGCTCTGTAAGGGAGAGATTAAAATCGCCTGTTTGAAGGCCGATACGATGCGCCCCTGTCCAATACCAAAAATAATGTTAATGGAGATGCAGGATGAACGTTGA
- the tolR gene encoding protein TolR, giving the protein MQKGRKRRRPIAEINVVPYIDVMLVLLVIFMITAPLLTQGVTVDLPQADAEPLKAEDREPLVVSVDVEGRYFLNVGNKVEKPIEPEILKAQVAKVLKLQPKTPVMVRGDNSVDYGRVVEVMALLQEAGAPSVGLMADPRGQDK; this is encoded by the coding sequence GTGCAGAAGGGACGTAAGCGTCGCCGCCCAATTGCCGAGATCAACGTCGTTCCCTATATCGACGTAATGTTGGTGCTGCTGGTGATCTTTATGATCACCGCACCGCTGCTGACCCAGGGCGTTACCGTTGATCTGCCGCAGGCCGATGCTGAGCCGCTGAAGGCAGAAGATCGTGAGCCGCTAGTGGTGAGTGTTGATGTTGAAGGGCGCTATTTCCTTAATGTCGGCAACAAGGTTGAGAAGCCTATAGAACCAGAAATCCTCAAGGCACAGGTAGCAAAGGTACTCAAGCTACAGCCTAAAACGCCTGTCATGGTTCGCGGTGATAATAGCGTCGATTACGGTCGTGTGGTTGAGGTGATGGCGCTGTTGCAAGAGGCGGGCGCGCCAAGTGTGGGGCTGATGGCCGATCCACGCGGACAGGATAAGTAG
- the tolQ gene encoding protein TolQ, whose product MNVDLSFTHLILGASPLVQAVMLLLLVVSIASWNMIFRKWSALKQARRDADDFEERFWSGGDLSQLYKQISMRHHDPEGMERIFEAGFSEYARLSKKPGIDPDAVVEGAQRAMRVALTREVDEVESNLPFLATVGSTSPYVGLFGTVWGIMNAFRGLGNVQQATLAMVAPGIAEALIATAMGLFAAIPAVLAYNRYSHDVERLEGQYDNFLEEFSTILHRQAHVQSGTV is encoded by the coding sequence ATGAACGTTGATCTCTCTTTTACCCACCTGATTCTGGGAGCGAGTCCACTTGTACAGGCTGTGATGCTGCTTCTACTGGTGGTCTCGATTGCATCGTGGAATATGATCTTCCGCAAATGGAGTGCGCTGAAGCAGGCACGACGCGATGCCGATGATTTTGAAGAGCGCTTCTGGTCGGGCGGTGACCTGAGCCAGCTCTACAAACAGATCTCAATGCGCCATCACGATCCCGAGGGGATGGAGCGTATCTTCGAGGCGGGTTTTAGTGAATATGCACGGCTGAGCAAGAAGCCGGGTATCGACCCTGATGCAGTAGTTGAAGGTGCGCAGCGCGCGATGCGGGTGGCTCTGACCCGTGAGGTCGATGAGGTTGAGTCAAATCTTCCCTTCCTCGCCACGGTCGGTTCGACCAGCCCCTATGTCGGTCTGTTCGGTACCGTGTGGGGCATCATGAATGCCTTCCGCGGTTTGGGTAATGTGCAGCAGGCGACGTTGGCGATGGTAGCGCCCGGTATCGCCGAGGCGCTAATCGCCACCGCGATGGGCCTATTTGCCGCGATCCCCGCCGTGCTCGCCTACAACCGCTACTCGCACGATGTTGAACGCCTTGAGGGGCAGTACGACAACTTCCTTGAGGAGTTCTCGACCATTCTGCATCGTCAGGCACACGTGCAATCAGGGACGGTTTAA
- the ruvA gene encoding Holliday junction branch migration protein RuvA, with amino-acid sequence MIGRLRGALLVKQPPQLLLDVNGVGYEVEAPMSTFYNLPELNATVTLHTHLVVRDDAHILFGFGSESERSMFRALIKVNGVGAKLALAILSGMSAEEFARCVQEDSVTALTRLPGIGKKTAERLIVEMRDKLGDVEAAVSLPGAGAADKEVVENPVEDAVSALIALGYKPNEASKMVRAVASEDASSEELIRMALQSAVKG; translated from the coding sequence ATGATTGGTCGTCTGCGCGGTGCCCTGCTGGTCAAACAACCGCCCCAGCTACTGCTCGATGTGAATGGTGTCGGTTATGAAGTTGAAGCGCCGATGTCGACCTTCTACAACCTCCCCGAACTCAACGCCACCGTTACCCTGCACACCCACCTGGTGGTGCGTGATGATGCCCATATCCTGTTCGGTTTTGGCAGCGAGAGTGAGCGTTCGATGTTCCGCGCACTGATCAAGGTTAACGGTGTCGGTGCCAAACTGGCGCTGGCAATTCTCTCCGGCATGAGCGCCGAGGAGTTTGCCCGCTGTGTGCAGGAGGATAGTGTCACGGCACTGACCCGACTGCCCGGTATCGGTAAAAAGACCGCCGAGCGGCTGATCGTTGAGATGCGTGACAAGCTGGGTGATGTCGAGGCGGCAGTCTCGCTTCCGGGTGCTGGCGCTGCGGACAAAGAGGTGGTCGAGAATCCAGTCGAGGATGCTGTTAGTGCACTGATCGCACTCGGTTACAAACCGAACGAGGCGAGCAAAATGGTACGTGCGGTTGCCAGTGAAGATGCGAGTAGCGAAGAGTTGATACGCATGGCGCTGCAGTCGGCAGTGAAGGGTTAG
- a CDS encoding alpha/beta hydrolase produces MTDDIDFSEHQTRHLHDNKEDGLCVGEELLIPGPSGQLELLTSYPECYNDSHPIVVICHPHPLYGGSLQNKVVHTLAKTFNDLGLLSITFNFCGVEKSNGQFDHGIGETDDLLAVVKLFQQRHPGAPIWLAGFSFGAYVALRGHVDAAAERLLLVAPPVKMFDFEETPNVEIPWTVIQGGRDEVTPPEAVAEWVESQPNRPDFRWLTTADHFFHGQLNRIRQSLIDQWGSMKASPNAEHDAA; encoded by the coding sequence ATGACAGACGACATCGACTTCTCCGAACACCAAACACGCCACCTCCATGACAACAAGGAGGATGGTCTCTGTGTGGGTGAAGAACTGCTAATCCCGGGACCTTCTGGTCAACTTGAGCTCCTCACCTCATACCCAGAGTGTTATAACGACAGCCATCCGATCGTGGTGATCTGCCACCCCCACCCACTCTATGGCGGTAGCCTGCAAAACAAGGTGGTGCATACCTTGGCCAAGACCTTCAACGATCTGGGTCTGCTCAGCATCACCTTCAACTTCTGTGGCGTCGAGAAGAGTAACGGTCAATTCGATCATGGCATAGGAGAGACTGACGACCTTCTCGCTGTAGTTAAACTATTCCAACAACGACATCCCGGCGCCCCCATCTGGTTGGCAGGTTTCTCCTTTGGTGCCTACGTGGCACTACGCGGTCATGTTGATGCTGCTGCAGAGCGCCTGCTGCTGGTTGCGCCGCCGGTGAAGATGTTCGATTTTGAGGAGACTCCCAATGTCGAGATTCCCTGGACGGTCATTCAGGGAGGAAGAGATGAAGTCACCCCACCCGAAGCCGTTGCAGAGTGGGTCGAGTCTCAACCCAACCGCCCCGATTTCAGATGGCTCACCACCGCCGATCACTTTTTCCACGGGCAACTCAATCGCATTCGGCAGAGCCTGATCGACCAGTGGGGTAGCATGAAAGCATCTCCTAATGCTGAACACGATGCCGCGTAA
- the ruvB gene encoding Holliday junction branch migration DNA helicase RuvB translates to MDEDRLITAAGQSDEEALERAIRPKMLADYVGQPAACEQLDIFINAARHRNDALDHTLIFGPPGLGKTTLSHIIANEMGVNMRHTSGPVLERPGDLAALLTNLEPHDVLFVDEIHRLSPVVEEVLYPAMEDYQLDIMIGEGPAARSIKLDLPPFTLVGATTRAGLLTSPLRDRFGIVLRLEFYNVKDLTHIVTRSADILSVDIDQGGAGEIARRSRGTPRIANRLLRRVRDYAQVKANGLINAEVASSAMEMLGVDGNGFDQMDRRLLQTMIEKFGGGPVGVDNLAAAIGEERGTIEDVLEPFLIQQGFMMRTPRGRVATENAYRHFGLKLPSHVAASLDSNLFGE, encoded by the coding sequence GTGGACGAAGATCGTCTTATTACTGCAGCCGGTCAGTCGGATGAGGAGGCGCTGGAGCGTGCTATTCGCCCCAAGATGCTCGCCGACTATGTCGGACAGCCCGCCGCCTGCGAACAGCTCGATATCTTTATTAATGCGGCACGCCACCGCAACGACGCACTCGATCACACACTGATCTTCGGCCCGCCTGGGCTGGGCAAGACAACACTCTCACATATCATTGCCAACGAGATGGGTGTGAACATGCGTCACACCTCCGGCCCAGTACTGGAACGTCCTGGTGATCTCGCCGCGCTGTTGACCAACCTTGAACCGCACGATGTGCTGTTTGTCGATGAGATCCATCGCCTCAGTCCGGTGGTCGAAGAGGTGCTCTATCCGGCGATGGAGGATTACCAGCTCGATATCATGATTGGTGAAGGCCCAGCGGCACGCTCAATCAAACTCGATCTGCCACCCTTCACCCTGGTCGGTGCAACCACTCGCGCCGGACTGCTGACCTCTCCGTTGCGTGATCGTTTTGGTATCGTGCTGCGACTCGAGTTCTACAACGTAAAAGACCTGACTCATATCGTTACACGTTCGGCCGATATCCTCTCGGTCGATATTGATCAGGGGGGGGCTGGTGAAATCGCACGCCGCTCTCGTGGCACACCGCGTATCGCCAACCGTCTGCTGCGTCGGGTACGTGACTATGCACAGGTGAAGGCAAACGGCCTTATCAATGCTGAGGTCGCCTCCAGTGCGATGGAGATGCTCGGTGTCGATGGTAACGGTTTTGATCAGATGGATCGTCGTCTGCTGCAGACCATGATTGAAAAGTTCGGTGGTGGTCCGGTCGGTGTCGATAACCTGGCGGCGGCGATTGGCGAGGAGCGTGGCACCATCGAGGATGTGTTGGAACCCTTCCTGATCCAGCAGGGCTTTATGATGCGCACCCCGCGCGGTCGTGTGGCAACAGAGAACGCCTATCGCCACTTTGGTCTCAAGCTGCCGAGTCACGTTGCAGCGAGTCTTGATTCAAATCTGTTTGGTGAGTGA
- the nadA gene encoding quinolinate synthase NadA, which yields MSANALAIQSYAGLDDADAEARILAAKEKLGERLVILGHHYQREEVFRHADFSGDSLKLSRQAAASKAEYIVFCGVHFMAEVADVLSRPDQISIIPDMAAGCSMADMANLANVERAWRELAEVLEPDEQITPVTYINSAADLKAFCGRHGGIVCTSTNARHVLEWSFSQREKVLFFPDQHLGRNTGFTMDIPLEEMVVWDFDQPLGGLTPEQIKNARMILWKGFCSVHQMFQPEQIDNFKQRYPETQIISHPESPFEVCQKSDYVGSTEYIINTIRDAEPNTRWLVGTELNLVNRLHEQFKHEGKNVHFMSPTVCMCSTMFRIDPQHLAWTLENLVEGKVVNRVSVDESDAEQGRLALQRMLEVSP from the coding sequence ATGTCAGCCAACGCCCTAGCCATTCAATCCTATGCCGGCCTTGATGATGCCGATGCAGAGGCGCGCATCCTTGCCGCCAAGGAGAAACTGGGCGAGCGGTTGGTGATTCTCGGTCATCACTATCAGCGTGAGGAGGTGTTCCGCCACGCCGATTTCTCCGGTGATTCACTAAAGCTCTCGCGTCAGGCCGCCGCGTCAAAGGCGGAGTACATCGTCTTCTGCGGTGTTCACTTCATGGCTGAGGTGGCCGATGTGCTCTCGCGCCCCGATCAGATCTCAATCATTCCCGATATGGCTGCGGGCTGCTCAATGGCTGATATGGCTAATCTGGCCAATGTAGAACGCGCCTGGAGGGAGCTTGCCGAGGTGCTGGAACCCGATGAGCAGATCACCCCGGTAACCTACATCAACTCGGCTGCCGACCTGAAGGCGTTCTGTGGGCGCCACGGCGGTATCGTCTGTACCTCCACCAATGCGCGCCACGTGTTGGAGTGGTCCTTCTCACAACGCGAGAAGGTGCTCTTCTTTCCCGACCAGCATCTGGGGCGCAACACCGGCTTCACTATGGATATCCCACTCGAAGAGATGGTGGTATGGGATTTCGATCAGCCGCTCGGTGGTCTGACTCCAGAGCAGATTAAAAACGCCAGGATGATTCTGTGGAAGGGGTTTTGCTCCGTGCATCAGATGTTCCAGCCCGAGCAGATCGATAACTTCAAGCAGCGTTATCCCGAGACGCAGATTATTTCGCACCCGGAGAGCCCCTTTGAGGTGTGCCAGAAGTCGGACTACGTCGGCTCCACCGAGTACATCATCAACACCATTCGTGATGCTGAGCCTAATACTCGCTGGTTGGTCGGCACCGAACTCAATCTGGTGAACCGTCTGCACGAGCAGTTTAAACACGAAGGTAAAAACGTTCACTTCATGTCGCCCACTGTCTGTATGTGTTCGACCATGTTCCGAATCGATCCTCAGCATCTTGCCTGGACGTTGGAGAATCTGGTTGAAGGTAAGGTGGTCAATCGCGTCAGCGTTGATGAGAGCGATGCGGAGCAGGGTCGTCTGGCGCTGCAGCGCATGCTGGAAGTCTCTCCCTAG